One Argentina anserina chromosome 6, drPotAnse1.1, whole genome shotgun sequence genomic window, CTTCCAGCGTCTCTTCATATCATTTCAGGCATCAATTTATGGTTTCTTAAATGCTTGTCGGCCCCTCCTTGGGCTTGATAGAACATATTTGAAAAGTAAGTATCTGGGCACTTTGCTTCTTGCGACTGGTTTCGATGGTGATGGTGCTCTATTTCCACTGGCATTTGGGGTTGTGGATGAGGAGAGTGATGATAATTGGATGTGGTTTCTTTCTGAGCTGCATAATCTGCTGGAGCTTAATTCAGAAAACATGCCTAGGCTTACAATTTTGTCAGACAGGCAGAAGGGCATTGTTGATGGGGTTGAAGTAAATTTTCCTACTGCTTTCCATGGATTTTGCATGCGTCACTTGAGTGATAGCTTTCGTAAGGAGTTTAACAACACAATGCTCGTTAATCTTCTGTGGGAAGCTGCTCATGCTCTCACTGTAATTGACTTTGATACAAAAGTTTTAGAGGTACAAGAGATATCTCAAGATGCTGCAATATGGATCAGACAAATTCCACCCCGCTTATGGGCTACTGCTCATTTTGAGGGAACACGTTTTGGGCATTTGACAGCTAATGTGGTTGAATCTTTGAATAATTGGATATTGGAGGCCTCCGGGCTTCCAATAATTCAGATGATGGAATGCATCAGAAGACAGCTAATGACTTGGTTCAATGAACGGCGAGAGACCAGTATGCAGTGGACATCGATTCTTGTTCCTTCTGCAGAGAGGCGTGTAGCTGAGGCTCTTGAGCGGGGGCGCACCTATCAGGTACTTCGCGCTAACGAAGCGGAGTTTGAAGTCATATCTCATGAAGGGACAAATATTGTGGACATTAGAAACCGTTGCTGCCTTTGTCGTGGCTGGCAGCTTTATGGTTTACCATGCGCCCATGCTGTTGCAGCACTTCTATCTTGCAGGCAGCAAGTCCATCGATTTACTGAGAGCTGCTTCACAGTTGCAACTTATCGGAAGACATACTCACAGACTATACATCCAATTCCAGATAAATCTCTATGGGCTGAGACGTTAAGGATTGAGGGAGAAGATCCTAATGCAAGCAATGCTCTTTCTGAGGTTTTAATTAACCCTCCCAAGTCACTCAGGCCACCAGGTCGACCAAGAAAGAAGCGTGTTCGAGCAGAGGACCGTGGCCGAGTGAAGCGGGTAGTGCATTGTAGTCGCTGCAACCAAACAGGCCACTTCAGAACCACATGTGCAGCTCCAATATAGATGGTCTGTAAAGCAGTCTGGGTATGTTCGTCTGTGCAAAAGAATTTTACTTCCTGATTATAAGTAGTTCACTAGTTTTTAGTTCGATTGTCTAGTGCATGCTGTATTATTAGAATCTTAATTGTGGGTATCAATCTCATAATCTGCTATCCTCCTTAGAATTGTTAAGTTAATTTCAAGGGTGAGATTTATGATTGTAGCGTTCAACTTTAGGTGAAGATTTGCATTATTTTGAGATTACAGCTGAAAATGAAGTTGCTAAACTGTTTTATATTCTGCTCAATTAGTAAGTCATCATTCAGTGCAATCTGCTGGCTTGAATGAGACCGTCATTTTCTCAAGGTCATATCCGATCAAGAAATTTGACTGCGCGAAGTTTCCGATAATGCCACCATCACTGGTAACACCTTGCATTGCGAAGCAGAAAACCCCATCTTTCGGGGGAATGAAGGTCTGTATTGGCGTTAACAGCACGTTAGCACCACCCTTAAGGTGCAGTGTCAATATTGGCCCTTCGAGATTAGTTCGAGTCTGGTAGCATAGCTGAGGCCCCAAACTCGGATCACCTACCACGGGTGCCACAGGAATCTGATTCTTTACTTCTGCAGCCAACCGGTCGTAGAAATCTTGTGGGACTAGTGTTGGTGGTGTTCCTGAACCCAAGAACATGTTGCCATCTAAAACTTGACCTGAGGAATTGAAAGGCACAAACCTATCTCCTGCATTAATTCCTTGTAGTGTCACAAAATGGAGTCTTGTCTTGCTTCGAGATCAAAGCTGTTGTCACAACCCCATCTCCCAATACTTCACTTCCACTCCCGAAACTCATCTTGCTTTCGATACTCGGAGCAGTATGAAATGGCACCAAGCAGTGGGAGAACTTTTTGCCTCCGACTTTAGGAC contains:
- the LOC126797900 gene encoding uncharacterized protein LOC126797900; this translates as MMFGQNHNIALRQNQQILGHNHSRDTHDHHLASAQAHEHHLDMGDNRHDLGLDHPHDHELGLEQDHDQDGDDGHSYRHENELGMDRKPDLDDHGLSLPPQNHELVLAENNELAVSDDQELEGNMELAMDQNHELGIESMHDMSIQESQLALSPNPVLQARMPVANPHYELAVGQEFPDVKSCRRALRDTAIASHFEMQTIKSDKTRFTAKCASEGCPWRIHAAKLPGVPTFTIRTIHETHTCGGIYHLGHQQASVQWVANSVEQRLKENPNYKPKEILEEIHRVHGITLSYKQAWRGKERIMAAMRGSFEEGYRLLPEYCEQVKRTNPGSIAIVYGNPSDNCFQRLFISFQASIYGFLNACRPLLGLDRTYLKSKYLGTLLLATGFDGDGALFPLAFGVVDEESDDNWMWFLSELHNLLELNSENMPRLTILSDRQKGIVDGVEVNFPTAFHGFCMRHLSDSFRKEFNNTMLVNLLWEAAHALTVIDFDTKVLEVQEISQDAAIWIRQIPPRLWATAHFEGTRFGHLTANVVESLNNWILEASGLPIIQMMECIRRQLMTWFNERRETSMQWTSILVPSAERRVAEALERGRTYQVLRANEAEFEVISHEGTNIVDIRNRCCLCRGWQLYGLPCAHAVAALLSCRQQVHRFTESCFTVATYRKTYSQTIHPIPDKSLWAETLRIEGEDPNASNALSEVLINPPKSLRPPGRPRKKRVRAEDRGRVKRVVHCSRCNQTGHFRTTCAAPI